A segment of the Solanum lycopersicum chromosome 9, SLM_r2.1 genome:
gatgccatggtgaagtcatctggcttcactccttccacctctatcacgaagtctaccacttcttgaaaggattttgccatagccgctacctgtaaggttgaaatccgcaattttgacctcaaccccttcacaaaatggcgaatccactcttgtggactgaaacaaagttgggtggcatacctggataatgcacgaaacttagcctcatatgcagtaaccgacatcctaccttgctctaggctcaagaactcatctcttttcctatccctcaaagtccgggggatatacttctccataaacaagctagagaatgatgcccaagtcataggtggtgcctctattggttgacactcaacatgtgaccgccaccacattttggcgttcccttgaaactgataagtcacaaactccacaccaaaccgttctactaaacccatcttgtgtagtagctcatgacagtctaccagaaaatcataagcatcctcagattcagcacccttgaagactggaggtttcaatttcaagaacttactgaaaagttcatgctgatgatttgtcattacaggccctgtagttagacgaggaaacgtgcctatttccgatgaggcatccatgcggggagccacagtagccgaaTGTTGTACCttcggaacctgaggtgctggtgcagaaaatacTGGAgatgtctggccctgatcagataacccgctaagataagcaagaacctgattgatcatctctggggtaggttggggtggcaatccctcattttgtacttgttcattctccccttcctcaccctctcttaacacttcctcagtcggtggaggtgtcaccaccctagtatcagatgggctaggtgcttgtcctcttcctctagaggacgtcctcccacgacttcttccacggcctcttgccgctactcttcctcgagctacagccccagtggctggttcagatgcaccctgtcccgccggtgctggtgttggcgcggttgttgctctagttctaaccatctgcgaaatagagtgaagatggtcagataccaatttgtatcacctagataccaattggacccaagtaatagcacgaaagaaagaagaaagaatggaattttcctaaagtcttatagcctctcaaagaaaagtaaaggcgtccccctaccgttccttaagactctactagacttgttcttgtgtgatgagaccaacgaacctaatgctctgataccaagttcgtcacgacccaaaacgggccgtgagtggcacccacatttatcctcctatgtgagcgaaccaaccgatctaaaccccatcatttcaaacataatgaactaaatacattgcagaagacttaaaactcattaacaaaataaatcaaataacttctaaaaactcaaacacttattattatccccaaaatctggaagtcatcatcacaagaacatctatcctcaaattattaatctaagagtatctaagaagctaaaaatacataaaaagctagtccatgccggaacttcaaggcatcaagacatgacgaggaagatccagtccaagctagaagcattagctcaccctgaaatccggagtaatgaagactggctagagttgcggttgagttgaagacgacggcacgtttgctgcactccacaaataacaaggaaagaaacatacaagtaggggtcagtacaaaacacgggtactgagtagatatcaccggccaactcaaaatagaaacaatatatatcagattatatcataaatcaactacaatactcaatctttagcaacaacatgtacaagaatctttgataaataacgtcaagtacactcatgaggactcaggcctccatatcatactcatttgggaattaggttcattagattgagtatattaacatctttcaagattcatcacgtttattcttgtgtcggtacgtgatactccgctcccctactactatgtgtcggaacgtgacactctgatcccctagttttacgtgtcggttcgtgacacccaatcccctagttctacgtgtcagttcgtgacacccgatcccctagttctacgtgtcgattcgtgacacccgatcccctaattctacgtgtcagttcgtgacacccgatcccctaattctacgtgtcggttcgtgacacccgatcccctaattctacgtgtcggttcatgacacccgatcccttaattctacgtgtcggttcgtgacacccgctccactaatctcattctattaattcatcaagccttcttttataccaaggcatcatcaatctcattactttagttcatcaagccttcttttataccaaggcatcatcaatctcattactttagttcatcaagccttcttttataccaaggcatcatcattaacaaggggttttcaagattggagttttcaagatttgggattcaatagctttatcatgcttatttcatcacaattatataatcatattcatgcaagcatacaattaagcatatagaagactttacaatacaacccaacacatatcattcgctattaagagttaactacgaatagtataaaaaccataacctacctccatcgaagattcgtgatcaagcaagcaatttccccaagatctttgctttcctcttcgttctttcTCTCGATcgattctctttctctttctgttcttttcgttttcttattcaaaccctctttcttttaccctaattagcatataattaagtatgaaagatgatgaatttaaccccttaattaattcaaggttatcacttttaaccctcaagtagttaaattattaacattaacccactaaatttataattatagcaggaatagtccaaaacgtccctcaaatcatttaaagaaatccgacccagcctgggattacgcagcctgtgacgggccgtcgtgcctgtgacgggccgtcgtgcctgcgacggtccgtcctgctgagtcgttgtaaagttcagagactgaaatttactgaagggcctgtgacggtccgtcatgcctgtgacggtccgtcctgccattccgtcacgaagttcagagagtcaatttcagtacccaaatttcagaattctaagtgttttggaacgagaccccctcgacggtccgttgtgcccatgatggtccgtcgtgggatccgtcgtctcagccagtttttctagaaataaaatctgctgctcaaaacgactaaacaggtcgttacaatatttaaaacaaaaaataacgtTAAGAAATGCGTGAAACACAAAATTGAGGGCATTCAACTTAATATTCAGTGGCaaggttattttttattttaaaaacgtGCTAAAAGTGtgattttaaattcaaaaattttaataatccCATTTCGAACGacttatatatacatttatatttatattttccgaATCCCCTTATCGAAAATTTCGAATCTACCACTTCTTACCATCAACTCTTAATTAAGAAGTCATTTCTATAAATTTAGTTATTGGATCTCTACCTTGTATTAAAGGCAGCAAATTCTTAGTTTTTATcaaatacttttatattttctttaatataacAACTCTCGAGCAcctatattttatcaaatacttttatattttctttaacgTCACAACTCTCGAGCACCAAATCAAAGCTTCACTAGATATTTATTCCTCGAAGATATTATCGGACTTAGACCAATACAAACTACATTTACTTAATAcatcttttttttcaattacttttttttaatttacggTTTTACTTTTTGctaaatttatgatatataatcAATTCAATTTGCATATCATATCTTGTATTACACGTCCAATGATCGAGTGAAAAGGAGAttaatattgtgttttattcaatttaaaagCTTATTTAATAAAGTGATATTCTCTTTGTCTCtaattacttattcaatttCTCTTTTACATTGTCCCTTTTTGTTAGACcatttcgacaaatttgacttTGTTTTGATCTATTacacttttaattaattaattttgaaaagaacTGTTAAAATAAGTAGAAGAGTCTAATCGACAAATGAAGTCAAAAAGAGTATTCATTCCACCTTTATCAAAAGCATTGAACCACTAAATTTCTTTAAACCATTTTGAGAATGTTTTATCCAATTAAAGTCAATAGTAAccagaaaattaatttaatttggaaCAAGCCTAGAATTAACCTTCTTTACAAAAATCTATAACAACTGGATCACAAAAccataaaacaaataataatttactttGTAAAAAATTAAGTCTGGTCGCTGTCCCAAACTAAAAGATTAATTCACATTTGATTAAtttggatattttattttttataacattaaatacttataaatatgaaatatccattttataataatataaggtaTAATGAAAGGTGAAAGTGTTGTAAATTGCTCAAAGTTTTTGCTATTGCTAAACTGGTATGCCTTGTTCAGCTCTCTCCCCTATCCAGCAACGTCTGGTTTTCTCTGTTACGCCTCTACTATCCACTTCTCTACACAAAAATGGAAGCCAGGTTTACTTTGCTCATAAACAAACTTTCACTCCTCTTTTTCTTGATACTATCAATTCAAAAAATGGTGGGTTTCAAACCATATCTGATTTCAATCATCAACTTACATCTTTAGTTTTAGCAGATGAGTTTGAACTAGCTTTGAAACTGACCTCATCTTCATCATCTTATGGATTGACACCCAATGAATACACATACTCAATTTGGGTCAATTTGTACTGCAAAATACATGACCCTGAAACAGCCAAATCCATTTTAGATCACATGCTGGAGCATGGGTTTCAACCAAAAGTTGAAACTTTTACAACTCTCATCAGTTCTTTCTGCAAAGCTGGAAAATTACAACAAGCCTATCAGGTTTTTGATGTTATGGGTCAAATTGGATGTGAACCCACAATTCATACTTACAATTGCTTGCTTAAAGGTCTTTGTTTTCTTGGTAGAGTAGAGGAAGCCTATGACTTGCTTATAAATATCAAGAGATCTAAGATAAAACCTGATATTTATACTTATACTGCTGTTATGGATGGATTCTGTAAGGTGGGTAGGTCTAATGAGGCATTGGAATTGCTTGAAGAAGCTATGGAAATGGGGTTGACACCTAATGTAGTTACTTACAATACTCTGTTTAATGGGTATTTTAAAGAAGGCAGACCTTTAGATGGGATTGGTTTGTTGAGGAAAATGAAAGAGGAAAAATGTATGCCTGATCATATTACTTACAGCACATTGTTACATGGGTTGTTGAAATGGGGAAAAATTGAAGTTGCTTTATCCATTTACAAGGAGATGTTGAAACTTGAATTTGAGATTGATGAGAGGATGATGAATACCTTGTTGAGAGGGTTATGCAGGCTATCTAGGAAACAGAAAGAACTCTTACAAGATGCATATCAAGTGTTTGTAAAAATGCGGAGCCGAAAACTGGTTGTAGATCCTGTTGGTTATGAGTTGGTTATTGAAGCTTTTTGTAGTGGTAACAAGCTGGATAAAGCACTGGAGAATTTGTATGAGATGATTAGAATTGGGTATTCTCCTAAGGCATTCACGTTCTCTAATCTCATTCGTGTACTTTGTTTGGAGGGAGAAGTTGAGAAGGCGTTGTTAGTTTTTGTTCCTATGATGAAAAACGGAAAGTCTCCTAGTAAAGTTCCATTTAACTTGTTGATCAATGAGCTGAATCAAAAAGAAATGATATTGAATGCTTGTTACTTGTATGGTGTAGCATTGAAATGTGGGGTGGTGACAAGAAATAAACCTGTAGTATGTTTGCGTGGGGATGAGGTTTCGAattgaggattcatatagtcGACTTGAACTTGTTTGAATTGAAGCTTAATTTGTTTTGATGACAAGCTTTGTTGTAAAGAGGTTTCTAGTGTTTTTACTATAGCATAGGAAAATTGCTGTAACTACTATCTCATCTGCTGAAATTGAAATGTATAGCTTCCTCACCTTGTTAATGGTCCTATTTTTCCATGTTTTAGAAACTTAATGATACAAGGACTCTTCAACATTCACCACAGTACCAccttacaaaacaaaaaataactcAGTGCACTGAGTTTTCGCTATGGGTCTATTGTACGCAACATGATGTTACATTTCTACAAAATACTGTTTCCACTAATTGAACTCATAGCAACAACTTTAACAATTCTGTTAATACTCCCCTTCAAAAGATTTAGCAGTAGCAAGCTTGCACCAGCCTCATTGCTGTCAAGCAGATAATATCTCTTTTATGCCTATCACAAAATTCTAGTGAAATACTCTTTTTCAGATACCTTATTATCCAAATTACCTTCTTTTACAgtacaaaaacaacaattactCTTTAAGATACCCTTCTAAGGCAAATTACATTCTTGTATAGCACCAAGCTGGATTTTTCCATcatcttttctttctcttccctttttccatttcttttcCAGGCAGTGGCGGTTAGATGCAAACAATAAAAGCAATATTAATATCGCCCTCGGGATATAGGGAACACTACTCAAACCAAATGGATACCATATTTACAAAATGGCATTCCCCACATCTTCTCCCATGAGGAAAGGGAAGGTGGAAAACCATGTGCTTATCTTCTATATCTTTTCATGTAATCACTTGTCAAAAGGGAAGggcccaaaaaagaaaaagcaatttgaagaaaaaagtgcTCTACAATCGATCAAAATCCTTCGACACTAGACCTCCGAACAGATGAAGATGATGGCCTTCTATTTTCCAATCGATCAAAGTCTTCCGTAGAGAGGATGGAGGAACATGAAGGTAGAGACAGCAGTGGAGCAGCTGTCCTTGTCGGAGAAATAGATATAGGGTGGGTTGGTGGTGAAGGGGAGAAGCTCAATCTTGATGTTGGGGTAATAATTCCATTTAGGCTCGGAGACTTTGACATGTGTTTTACACCAACTGCCCTTGGCTCTTGAAGAGGAAACCGAGAAGGGTACTTCATCACTTGTACAGTCTTGAGTTGCTCCACTACAGCTCTCATGGTGGGCCTTTCAGATGGATCCTTTTGCAGACATCTTTGAGCAATATCAGCCACAGTTCTTGCTGCTTTGGCAGGGAACCGACCTTTTAACCGAGGGTCCATGATTAGCGATAATCTACTGTCATCAGCTAGAAAAAGCTTGCTCCACTTCACTAAATTCCTCTCTTCCTTTGGATGCCGACTGCTTAAATTCTTCCGGCCAGTCAGCAGCTCAAGAAGAACAATCCCAAAACTCCAAACATTACTCTTTGGAGTTACCAATCCTCGCTCCAGAGTCTCCTCAGAGAGATTTGCCAGGGCCTGAAAAACTCAAGGTTATTAACAAGAAAGTTCTATGGTCTTTGATGAGGTCACAAAGTGTGAACAACTTCAAGCAGAACACATGCTAAAAAATGCCAATTAGACCTAGTGAGTGGCACAAATacctcttttttctttcaaaattcacaaagatgaaatatatgttgagcaaataatattttttttgaagttgaaaaaagaaagaagtaattgaagttatagaaaaaataaaataaaatttggaagtcaaagTCATGTTTAATCATGACTTCCAGTTGAATTTGGAAGTTCAAGTCATGTTTTGTCAATGAACTATTATTTTGCTTGAAATACTCCTCAAACAAGTTTTTTGATATCAAATTCTCTATTTCAAGTAGAAGATAAAATAAtggataaaatagtaaaaacgCAAACTTGGTTTTATTTCAGGTTCAAGTTGAACTAGTGAAATAATTTTAATGGCCAAATGAGACAAACCATGGCTATATGTACCTGTTAAGAGCTAAATCCAATAAACACGAGCCTCAATTATTACACAGAACCTGCATAGTTGCGAGATCCTATTCATATACACTTCTAATTAGTGGTGTGGTATACAGGATATGCTAATATCCCACTGGTCACTATGTTCAGGAAACTACTAGGCGACCCCGATTGTTGGTGGAACTTTCAAGACCAGGGTTTTTAACAGCGAGAAAGATGAGTGTTCTGCAACTGTTAACATAGGAGAACTTACAGCTGAACTGCATGATATGTCTGTCTCTTGTATACGAGTAATGCATCCATATCCCGAGAGCTTTGCACTGCAATCCTTATCAATTTGTATATTTGCAGTGGAAAATTCATGGAACATTGCCTGTCACAGGAAATAAGAAACTTAACAATATATAGGTCTACCCCAATATAAGAAAATGGAGATTCCTCAATAAAGAGACACAAAGGTAACATGGAGTAATACAAGGTTGCATACAGAAAATGAACGCAACCATGATTAGACTACAGGTTTAGGAAGCAGCATTACCACCTGAAAAGGTCCTTCCTCATGCAGGAATGTGAGACCTTGAGCAGCACATAAAGCAATTTTTGTTC
Coding sequences within it:
- the LOC101257699 gene encoding pentatricopeptide repeat-containing protein At1g62680, mitochondrial-like; translation: MPCSALSPIQQRLVFSVTPLLSTSLHKNGSQVYFAHKQTFTPLFLDTINSKNGGFQTISDFNHQLTSLVLADEFELALKLTSSSSSYGLTPNEYTYSIWVNLYCKIHDPETAKSILDHMLEHGFQPKVETFTTLISSFCKAGKLQQAYQVFDVMGQIGCEPTIHTYNCLLKGLCFLGRVEEAYDLLINIKRSKIKPDIYTYTAVMDGFCKVGRSNEALELLEEAMEMGLTPNVVTYNTLFNGYFKEGRPLDGIGLLRKMKEEKCMPDHITYSTLLHGLLKWGKIEVALSIYKEMLKLEFEIDERMMNTLLRGLCRLSRKQKELLQDAYQVFVKMRSRKLVVDPVGYELVIEAFCSGNKLDKALENLYEMIRIGYSPKAFTFSNLIRVLCLEGEVEKALLVFVPMMKNGKSPSKVPFNLLINELNQKEMILNACYLYGVALKCGVVTRNKPVVCLRGDEVSN